Part of the Verrucomicrobiota bacterium genome, GGTTGACCCCTTGGCTAAAGTGGTCGCGAGAACAACTAGCAGTACTACCATTTTCATTCTGTTACTCAAATAGTAGAGAGGATGCGGGGAAGCCAGCGCAGAACAGTTGCAGCCGTTTAATCGAACGGACTGCTAAGGCTACTCTTCGCTTACCGTGATTCGACTTCCTTGCAGACAAGATGAATGATCGATGCTGGACTAGAAATCCAGAAGGCTTCGAATCCATCTGGTAAGTCTTCGATTTCATCACAGCGAGTCACATTCTCCTCCCTAAAAAATTCCGAACTAGCGGAAATATCATCAGTCATTATCTCCAGCCACATTTCCGCCTGGCTCATGCCTGGAACTCTGTCGATCCAAAGATGATTTCGTCCGAACTCGAAACCGACTGCGGGCAAATGCTCCTTTAACTGCTTCAGTCCAAGTAAATCTCGGTAGAAACGCACCGTTTCTTCATACTGATGGGGTGGTACTTTCATCGCTATGTTGCGACCGCCTTTGAAAGTTGGTTTCGGTTTCATTTTTTCACCCCACGTGCAAGTTCAGCAAACCATCAAACGTTGCCACTACAGCCCTGTTGAACTCGGTAGGGCTCATCGACTTCTAGACGTTTTCCTAGGCTGATGACTTGGTCATCACTGAAACCTAAACTTTCGTAGAACGCGATGACCTGAGAATTGGAACTTCTTACCTGTAAATTGATTTTAGGACATCCAGCTTCTCTGAGAAGACGCTCCGCTTCTTTCATGATTTTTCCAGCATATCCTTTTCTTTGCTCGCTTGGTGCTACCGCCAAATAATTAATCCATCCGCGGTGGCCTTCATATCCGACCATGCAAGAGGTAACGATTTTATCTTCCTTCACGCCAACCAAGAACCACTCAGGGTTTACTTTTAGTTTTCGCTGAATGTCACGAATTGGATGGTTCTGGGACGCTATCAAACCGCAATCCAACCAAAGCTGGACGAGCGCCTCCTGGTCTGAATCTCGATACGGTCGTACTTCCATTTTGTGCTTCGGGTGCGGACAGTAGGCAACCAAGCCAAAGGACTCAAGCAGAAGGCCGGACGAAAACCTCGGGTCGACTACATCGACTGGTCAGACCCACGATCTCTCAATGAAGAAAAAAGCTGCTGTATTAGCAGAACGACAAAAACGGCACCGATCACTATATGCGGGATAAACGTTGGCCACGCTTCCCGAATCATATTGAAGAGAATCAACCCGGAAAAGGTCAAAGAGAGTAGAACTAAAACGGATAGAATTATCTTCCAGACTCTTGTTCTCTTCCGCGATAGTTGGATGCTCCAAAGTGCCAGGGCGAAACAGAAGGCTAAGGGCAACACGCCCCAGATGATCGTCTCAATTTCCATTCCTTCGACCCATCCGTGGATATCAAGGGTGGTGAGTCCTCAAACGTTCAATTTCAATCTCTCCCTGCAGCTTTGTGGGAGGTCAGCGAACATCCTTTCAGACCTAGTAAAACCGCTCCCCAAAAAGTGCTGACCCCACGCGAACCATCGTGCTGCCTTCGCGGATCGCCTCCTCCAGATCGCCGCTCATACCCATTGACAGCTCCTTAAGTGGCAAGCCGGAGGCTGCCGAGAGTTCGTCACGCAGGCACCGGAGACGGGCGAAGGCCTTGACCGCTGCATCCCTCCCACCTTCAAGTGGGGCAATCGTCATCAAGCCCTCGACCTCCAACGCTTCCCAGCTCATCCACTCGTTCAACGATTCCCTCGTTTCTTCCTCGGTAAATCCGAATTTTCCGGGATCCTCGCCCGTATTGACCTGAAGCAGACAGGCCAGTTTCCGATTCTCGCCCTCCAGAAAGCGGTTGATCTTGCCACCTAGTTTCAGTGAGTCCACGGACTGGATACAATCGAAGGTCCTACAGGCCGCCCCTGCCTTATTCGACTGAAGGTGCCCGATCAAGTCCCACTTCATTTCATCCAGGTCGAGGGATTCCTTCTTCCCGCTCGCCTCCTGGACCCGATTCTCTCCTACCCGATGGATCTCTGCGCGGTGACAAAATTCGACCGCCTCCGGTGGGTGATTCTTGGTCACCGGAAGAAGGCA contains:
- a CDS encoding YggS family pyridoxal phosphate-dependent enzyme encodes the protein MVSYNEFFENLSGLRDRIDEGLRKSGRAVGSVCLLPVTKNHPPEAVEFCHRAEIHRVGENRVQEASGKKESLDLDEMKWDLIGHLQSNKAGAACRTFDCIQSVDSLKLGGKINRFLEGENRKLACLLQVNTGEDPGKFGFTEEETRESLNEWMSWEALEVEGLMTIAPLEGGRDAAVKAFARLRCLRDELSAASGLPLKELSMGMSGDLEEAIREGSTMVRVGSALFGERFY
- a CDS encoding GNAT family acetyltransferase, coding for MEVRPYRDSDQEALVQLWLDCGLIASQNHPIRDIQRKLKVNPEWFLVGVKEDKIVTSCMVGYEGHRGWINYLAVAPSEQRKGYAGKIMKEAERLLREAGCPKINLQVRSSNSQVIAFYESLGFSDDQVISLGKRLEVDEPYRVQQGCSGNV